The Bacteroides acidifaciens genome includes a region encoding these proteins:
- a CDS encoding SusC/RagA family TonB-linked outer membrane protein — MRKHLFFSVMLSLCTFGGIAVYPTPAMATVAQSPTIKVRGQVIDEQGEPMPGATVRIKNGQGGTITDLDGNFQLEVPGNATLLISYVGFKEREVAVRNRAIIEGIQLQADNKMLEQVVVVGYGTQKKSDLTGSVAVVDAEALKQTSNSNISTMLEGKVSGVQVTSDGQPGADPTVRIRGVGSFGDTSPLYVIDGVPMGTSIRDFSSNDIETIQVLKDASAAAIYGSRAANGVIIITTKRGQKDQPLKVDYNGYFGVDNIPKGVYDVMNADQYSQYIGQAAANSNTPLPTGYKLDSETGKYHFQDDTNTNWFDEVFKTGIRQNHNVNLSGGGAHNTYNISLDYFNQKGTLEGAGPNYERYTARVNNTMETKFIKFQTSLVYSHSDQDNMGLSNASEYVQGLYGDVTNVLRGTLLMQPTIKAYDSSTWVLDNLVGIANNFNYDAYGYGVYYDTVHGDISASNPLLVNNLLKRNTRVDRFVGTGSADVDILKMIGVDNKNHKLNYKVNLSYSKTHCKDFTWIPAWVQSNRVYLAKSNERLTKGSRDYSDALIENVITYDGTIGKHHINVLAGQTYEEEDTDLLTGWGINFTEPYFLQLQNASDTYSESYEYKHSILSYIGRINYNYDDRYLFSATVRRDGSSRLTRNIRWGTFPSVSVGWRFDKEKFFPFDQNVVNLFKVRASYGELGNENIGEYMYQAVMSRNNMTYNFNGNVVTGSAVSTFVDNNLAWEKKKTYNMGIDLALFNNRLEFTAEWYKNTSEDLLYAVPVPEQAGVSNTTVTMNAASMNNSGFEFSATYRNRDRDFKYEISANLSTLRNRVTSLGFGTDSYISGAYITNVGQEIGQFYGWAYEGIARTQEDLDNHATQEGAQIGDCLYKDISGPDGKPDGKIDANDQVVLGSGMPKIHFGLNARFEYKRFDLSIATFGALNYHVSDDIYNSLNSCYGWGNKEVGMLDANRFSEDGSTYLSNVPRTYVTNSASLGWNDLFSSRKIQNAAYWKIANVELGYNFPNEWFGKYVSDVRLYVSAQNLHTFTGYHGYNVDYAGGTFTPGYNFCSYPTARTFMCGVHFTF, encoded by the coding sequence ATGAGGAAACATTTATTTTTTTCCGTAATGCTTAGTCTGTGTACCTTTGGCGGCATAGCGGTGTATCCTACACCTGCAATGGCTACCGTAGCACAATCTCCGACTATCAAGGTTCGTGGTCAGGTTATCGACGAACAAGGTGAACCCATGCCAGGGGCTACCGTCAGGATTAAAAATGGACAAGGCGGAACCATCACCGACTTAGACGGAAACTTCCAACTGGAGGTTCCCGGAAACGCTACCCTTTTGATAAGCTATGTGGGCTTCAAGGAACGTGAAGTGGCTGTTCGCAATCGTGCTATTATTGAAGGCATCCAGTTGCAAGCCGATAATAAGATGCTTGAACAAGTGGTTGTCGTAGGTTATGGTACACAAAAGAAATCCGACTTAACCGGTTCCGTTGCCGTGGTAGATGCGGAAGCCTTGAAACAGACATCAAACTCCAACATCTCCACCATGCTCGAAGGTAAGGTTTCCGGCGTGCAAGTCACCTCCGACGGACAGCCTGGTGCCGATCCCACCGTTCGCATCCGTGGTGTCGGGTCTTTCGGCGACACCTCTCCTCTTTATGTTATCGACGGGGTTCCCATGGGTACTTCCATTCGCGATTTCTCCTCAAACGATATTGAAACCATCCAAGTGCTGAAGGATGCTTCTGCTGCTGCCATCTACGGTTCGCGCGCTGCCAATGGTGTGATTATCATCACTACCAAACGCGGACAAAAAGACCAACCGCTGAAAGTGGATTACAATGGATACTTCGGTGTGGATAATATCCCTAAGGGTGTCTATGATGTAATGAATGCTGACCAGTACAGCCAGTACATCGGTCAGGCGGCCGCAAACTCCAACACTCCGTTGCCAACGGGATACAAGCTTGACAGCGAAACCGGAAAATACCATTTCCAAGATGACACCAACACTAACTGGTTTGACGAGGTATTCAAAACGGGTATCCGTCAAAACCACAATGTGAACCTCTCCGGAGGTGGCGCTCATAACACCTATAATATATCATTAGACTATTTCAACCAAAAAGGGACTCTCGAAGGTGCCGGTCCTAACTACGAACGTTATACGGCGCGTGTCAACAACACCATGGAGACTAAGTTCATAAAGTTCCAGACCAGCCTTGTTTACTCCCACTCCGACCAAGACAACATGGGCTTGTCGAATGCTTCCGAATACGTTCAAGGCTTGTATGGTGATGTTACCAATGTGCTGCGTGGCACCTTACTGATGCAGCCCACCATCAAGGCATACGATTCTTCTACATGGGTACTTGATAACTTGGTGGGAATCGCCAACAACTTCAATTATGACGCTTACGGCTACGGCGTATACTACGATACCGTGCATGGTGACATCTCCGCTTCCAACCCGTTGCTGGTAAATAACCTGCTGAAACGCAACACTCGCGTGGATCGTTTCGTGGGAACCGGATCTGCCGATGTGGATATCCTCAAAATGATTGGCGTTGACAACAAAAATCATAAGCTCAACTATAAAGTCAACCTCTCTTACAGCAAAACCCATTGCAAGGACTTTACTTGGATTCCGGCATGGGTGCAAAGCAACCGTGTGTACTTGGCCAAGAGCAACGAACGACTCACCAAAGGGTCGCGCGACTATTCGGATGCTTTAATAGAGAACGTGATTACTTACGATGGCACGATAGGCAAGCATCATATCAACGTATTGGCAGGCCAGACTTACGAAGAAGAAGACACCGACCTGCTGACCGGATGGGGAATCAACTTCACCGAACCTTATTTCCTACAACTCCAGAATGCTTCCGATACGTATTCTGAAAGCTACGAATACAAGCATTCAATCCTCTCTTACATCGGTCGTATCAATTACAATTACGATGACAGATACTTATTCTCGGCAACAGTGCGCCGGGATGGCAGTTCCCGCCTGACCAGAAATATCCGTTGGGGAACTTTCCCTTCCGTCTCTGTGGGTTGGCGTTTCGACAAGGAAAAATTCTTCCCTTTCGACCAAAATGTCGTAAACCTGTTCAAGGTGCGTGCCAGCTATGGTGAACTCGGTAACGAGAATATCGGCGAGTATATGTATCAGGCTGTCATGTCGCGCAACAACATGACTTACAATTTCAACGGTAACGTAGTGACCGGTTCTGCCGTTTCCACTTTCGTGGACAATAACTTGGCATGGGAGAAAAAGAAGACCTACAACATGGGTATCGACCTTGCCTTGTTTAACAATCGCTTGGAATTCACAGCCGAATGGTACAAGAATACCAGCGAAGACCTGCTGTATGCTGTCCCAGTTCCCGAACAAGCCGGTGTATCCAATACCACCGTTACGATGAATGCCGCCTCGATGAACAACTCCGGTTTTGAGTTCTCGGCTACCTACCGTAACCGCGATCGTGACTTCAAGTATGAAATTTCGGCTAACCTCAGCACGTTGCGCAACCGCGTAACTTCGCTAGGCTTTGGTACCGACTCTTACATCTCTGGAGCATACATTACCAATGTAGGCCAAGAAATAGGCCAGTTCTACGGCTGGGCTTATGAGGGCATTGCCCGCACACAGGAAGACTTGGACAACCACGCCACTCAAGAGGGTGCCCAGATTGGTGACTGCCTTTATAAGGACATAAGCGGACCGGACGGTAAACCCGACGGTAAAATAGACGCCAACGACCAAGTGGTACTGGGTAGCGGTATGCCTAAGATTCATTTCGGCCTTAATGCCCGTTTTGAATACAAGCGTTTCGACTTGAGCATTGCTACCTTCGGTGCGCTGAACTATCACGTCAGCGACGACATCTACAACTCGCTTAACTCTTGCTACGGCTGGGGAAACAAAGAGGTGGGTATGCTCGATGCCAACCGCTTTAGCGAAGACGGCAGCACTTACCTTTCCAACGTGCCACGCACCTATGTCACCAACAGTGCCAGCTTGGGTTGGAACGATCTCTTTAGCTCACGCAAGATTCAGAACGCAGCCTACTGGAAGATTGCCAATGTAGAATTAGGCTACAACTTCCCCAACGAGTGGTTCGGTAAATATGTATCTGATGTACGCTTATACGTATCAGCACAAAATCTTCACACATTCACCGGCTATCACGGTTATAATGTAGACTATGCGGGAGGAACTTTCACCCCGGGATACAACTTCTGTTCTTATCCTACTGCACGCACTTTCATGTGTGGCGTTCACTTTACATTCTAA